One Ascaphus truei isolate aAscTru1 chromosome 22, aAscTru1.hap1, whole genome shotgun sequence DNA segment encodes these proteins:
- the TOB1 gene encoding protein Tob1 yields MQLEIQVALNFIISYLYNKLPRRRVNIFGEELERLLKKKYEGHWYPDRPYKGSGFRCIHVGEKVEPVIEQAANESGLDIEDIRRNLPQDLNVWIDPNEVSYQIGEKGQVKVLYVDDNNENGTELDKEIKNSFNPEAQVFMPITDQSSSVSSSPSPPFGDSTTVSPTFMPRTNHPLTFTTATFAATKFGSTKMKNSRNKVARCSPTQFGLNVNNLLKQSAMSSSMHSLYGLGLTNLQQKTSALSPNAQEFIFPSTQDQGRASIRSPSDDTLSLVPLQYSNAFDMFAAYGGLNEKSLMDGLNYSLSNVQYSNQQFQPVMAN; encoded by the coding sequence ATGCAGCTTGAGATCCAAGTAGCACTCAATTTTATTATTTCATATCTGTACAATAAACTTCCCAGGCGGCGTGTCAACATCTTTGGTGAAGAACTAGAAAGACTTTTGAAGAAAAAGTATGAAGGCCACTGGTATCCTGACAGGCCTTACAAAGGATCAGGATTTAGATGTATACATGTAGGGGAAAAGGTGGAGCCTGTAATAGAACAGGCAGCAAATGAGAGTGGTTTGGATATTGAAGACATACGTAGAAACCTTCCTCAGGACCTTAATGTATGGATTGATCCAAATGAAGTCTCATATCAGATAGGTGAAAAAGGACAGGTAAAGGTACTTTATGTTGATGACAACAACGAAAATGGAACAGAACTGGATAAGGAAATCAAGAACAGTTTTAATCCTGAGGCTCAAGTATTTATGCCAATTACTGACCAATCCTCATCCGTGTCCAGCTCTCCATCGCCTCCTTTTGGTGACTCCACTACTGTAAGCCCAACATTTATGCCCCGAACCAATCACCCCTTAACCTTCACAACAGCCACTTTTGCTGCCACAAAGTTTGGCTCTACTAAAATGAAGAATAGTCGTAATAAGGTTGCACGGTGCTCCCCCACACAGTTTGGTTTGAATGTCAATAACTTGTTAAAGCAAAGTGCAATGTCTTCCTCCATGCACTCTCTATATGGACTTGGCCTTACAAATCTACAGCAGAAGACCTCTGCTCTTTCTCCGAATGCACAGGAGTTTATCTTCCCGAGCACTCAAGATCAGGGAAGAGCCAGCATAAGATCCCCTAGTGATGACACTCTGAGCCTTGTGCCACTACAATACAGCAATGCCTTTGATATGTTTGCAGCATATGGTGGTCTTAATGAGAAGTCGCTGATGGATGGTTTAAATTATAGCTTGAGTAACGTGCAGTATTCTAACCAGCAATTCCAGCCGGTTATGGCAAACTAG